ACAACTAAGATAAAAACATTTCTGCTGCTAGATAGATAGATACCGTTGTTTTTCCTATGTTACCAACAATAAGAAAGAGGATGAAGAATCATATGTGAACACAAACTCGTAGCTGAAGACTTGTGCTGTATAAACATTGGTGGAAGAATTAATATGCAAAAGTCCAACTACTTCACAACATCCAAGGATACAACTTTTCACTCCATAGTCTTGAGACAAGATTTACTCTTCCTACAGTCCCTACTGCGAACTACAATGTAATTTTAGTGGGGTTTTTTTCCAAATGGGATTTGAAGAAGATGCATGTTAGGATGATGAATCAGACCACTTTGGAAGTAGACCAAGATAACAAAAATCTTGAAATTTCTGTAACTACAAATTTAAACAGCGAAGACAAGTTACCTGACTTTATCTTAATGTTAGTGAAAATCATGAGCAAGTGTCCGATCCAGACAAAAGCAAATCATCATGTGAGCAAATGTCAAATCCAACAGAAACAGGTCCCATCCTAGTACATCAGCTGGCTTCAGAGTCTAAATTTTGTCTAATCCATGACACCAATGAGCATTTTCATCAAACGTTTTTCTCCATCTCCAATATTATTACCGTTGATAGATTTGATGATAATGTTTAGATTACACAGAGTATATATATATATATATCACACTCAGGAGTCAGGGGACAGAAGAAGTTATGGTTATAGGACCACCACAACGGAGACTGCCTGCACGAGGATGAAGCATCAATCTGTTACCCAGCTGTATTTGATTGAAGGCAAGCTGCATGTAAAGGATGTATTCTAGAATATGCTTCAATGTTTTGTATTAGCAAGTGGAGAACACTTAACCGATCAACACTGTTGTTTCTAATCCAGTCAACAGAAAGAAGAGAATCCAATAATATTATATGAATTACAAACAGATATGTCTTTGAAACTCTTACAACTTCACTTTCCATTTTATTGAGTTCGACATAAATATCTGCAACTTGTTTATCACATAACCACAAAGCTGAGATGAGAGAGAGACTCAATTTGCAAACAAACATTAGGCTTTCGTACTGCACAATCTACTCATAACCAACTGATTACCATTTGTGTATTCATAGCAACGTTGAAGGATTTGGCTTAATGGAAGAAGCAACTTAGTTACCCCATACATTATCCCAACCACCACCGCCACCACCTGGTGCAGCCCCACCTTTAGGACCCTCAATGTAGTTCTGGTTACCATGTGGCTGGTGTGGTAAAGGGAGTCCATTAGGCCCTTGTGGTGGCTGCTGCATCTTTCTAGGCTTTGTTCTCACCCCAAGCATACGCAATACAAACCTTGCTAACTCTCCATATAACATACCACCACGATCAAATAGCTGTGAGATGAGACAAATGGTTAACACTTAGAAACAACAAAACCAAGACAAACTAAATAGAAGACAAAAAAAGGAACCTGGAGAAGGGCAGACATGAACATATGAAAAGCCTGTGTGTTTTGGTCTATCAGCATCGCTACACGGCCAAAGAAATTCACAGCACCTTGCATCTGTCATCAACCAAAACACAAACGCTTTATGTTATACACCAATGCTCAAGAAATCGCTAGTCGGTGATTAGGCGCAAATCGTTTTGTTTATGTCCGATTTTTAGAACACATACAGAACTCTTTAAACTTGCCAAGTTCTTTGATTCTTTAAACAACACAAACATGAATGGATGAACCATACCACACGGAGAAATGATATCCAGAAGCCTGGAGGAGATGGAGGCTGATTAAAAGGATCATTAGGATCTTGACCACCGTAAGGACTCATTCCCATACCCATCCCCATACCCATACCAGTCCCCATGCCCATACCATAACCGCCACCAAAACTGCTGTTATACATCCCACCACCACCATACATCCCTGAACTCCCATACATCCCACCACCACCACCATACCCTCCTCTATTATACATGCTACTACCACCATACATTCCACCCCCATACGACGAACCATACCCACCTAGACCCGAACCATATGTACCCGATCCATACCCGGAGTTCATACCTAGGTTTGAACCATAACCACCACCGTAAGTGCTTCCATAAGTTTGCTGCTGCTCCCAAGGCCTACTCGGCACAGGCCTAGTCAATCCATTCATTGTAGCGGCGGTGTTAGTCCTGTTAACAGACGAAACCAGCTCGCCTGGATTCGCTGTGCCAGAGGCCTCGACGGAATCAGCAGTGCTGGTGTTCGAAGGAGGCCTGAAGGGCTTAGGCCCAGATGTGTTGTTGTTGTTCCCTTCTTGTTCCCAAGGCTTAGGAGGACTTCCACCTACATCCCGCCACAAAACTAAAGTTATTACTCTAACTTGAATATGAAAAGGAATCAAATTGCAATCCGTAAAAAACAGAGCATCAAATTGCAATCCGTAAAAAAAACAGAGCATCAAATTGCAATCAAGAAGAGCCAACAGAATAGATCCACAGGTAAAAGAGATCAAATTGATTGAATAAAACACTAATTCAATCACGTATACGACGAAATGTTCTCACTTTCATGATTTTTTCGAAGCGGGGAACAACACGAGCGAACAGAGCTGCAAGAGGATGATGATGATTCGATCCGTGAAAGATTTAGAAAGGCGAAAGCTTTATGAATAGACTAACCTGATGTAGCCATAGGGGAGAGGATTCGAGAGCTTTTTGGTAATCTCCGACGCCTAACCTCAAGCGCGGAGAGAGGAGGAAGAAGAAGAAGAAGAAGACAGATGAGGAGGGACCTCGAAATGAGAGGAGATAACAAAAATGATTACTTTCTTCTTTTAGGATATTATTATATTTTAGCCCCTGTAGTTTCGATCCTTTCCAGAAAAGGCCACGTAATAACTAAAATAGAAAAAAAAAAAAAAAAGCCGAGAAAGGATAAATATGAAAATTATTAAAAAAATGAATTTTTTTTCATTACAAAATATTCCATTATTATTAGACGGTCGGATTATCTCTCCCATCTCTCTGTTCCTGTCCTGTCTGAATCCCGGAATTGTCCGAAAATTGACACTCTCCGGTGTAATCTTCTAAGAAAGGAAGCGAATTTTTGGAATCGAGAGATTTGGCGTTGATGGCGGCGAGCGCGAATCCGCCGGGGAACAATCAGGAAGGTTCGTCGGCGGCGCAGAAGGTGTCTCCGGCGGCGAATGGAGCTGCTGTAAATTCGGTGGATAATGGTGGCAATACGACGGTGGATAATTCAGAGACGATAAGCGCGTTGAGGCATAATCCAGGGATCTCTGTTGATTGGACTCATGAGGAGCAATCTTTATTGGAAGATTTGCTCGCAAAGTACTCTTCTTTCTCTCTGTCTCTTCGTTTTAGATGTAAAGTTTGAATTGTTAGCTTTCGTGAGGTTCATGTGTAGAGAAGCAGTGATCTTTGGATGTGTTTTAAGTTCAGTTTTTTTTAATGTAGTTTCAGGTTGAATGATATGTTTTGTAGTTTAATTGGAGGATGAGTGGTCTAATCGGCTAGGTAATGGTTAATTATGTACTTAAGAAATCGCTAGGCGTTAATTAGGCGATTTATATAAGATTATTGATTTTGGAGACGCATAAACCAAATATTTTAGAAAAAAATGGTTCTAAAAACCGCTTACTCCTAGACCGTATTTTTAGAATACTGATTATGTATGAGCCCTTGTTAATGATTGATGTTTATATATACAGGTACGCCTCAGAGCCAACGATTGTTCGTTATGCCAAGATTGCAATGAAAATGAAGGATAAAACTGTTAGAGATGTTGCTTTGCGTTGTAGATGGATGACTGTAAGTTTCTCTTTGTTCTTGATCACTCTTCTTAATCTTTGGCTTTGTTCAGTACTGAGAGTGCACTGATTGATGGATTTACAGAAAAAAGAAAATGGAAAGCGTAGGAAAGAAGATCATTCCTCAAGGAAGAGCAAAGATAAGAAAGTATGTGGAATTTTATTCATGTGTGCGGTTTTTATACTAGCGAAGCAGGGCCGGTCCTGTTGAAACATTTGCAAAATTTAGGGAAAAACGCAAATTTGTAAAAAAAAAAAAAAAATGTATATAAACTTTTAATAAATTGTATATAGCCCTTAAAATCTCAGGCTATAGCTATAGTGAAGCTATAAATAAAAGAATGATTGGGTTCTTCTAGCTAGCTTGAACTTTTAGTAATTTACTTGTGGTTTTGGACGGTTAAAGTTTATTGGGTCGTCTTATGATGTTTTTAGAAGTCTAAAATCAGCAAATGAATCTCTGTCTTCACATATTTATTTGCAGGAAAAGACAACAGATTCTTCAGCCAAGTCCTCATCTCATATGAATGTGCATCCGAATGGTCCTTCATATGCTCCTCCTATGATGCCTCTAGATACTGATGATGGCATTTCATATAAAGGTTTGTTTTGTCTCCAAGAATTTTTTTTTTTTTTTTTGCTTTCAAGGTTAAATCATCAAACATAAGTGTCTTGTCTTCTGTGCAGCTATTGGTGGTGTGAGTGGAGATCTTCTCGAACAAAATGCTCAGATGTTCAACCAAGTTTCCACAAACTTCTCAGCTTTCCAGGTGAATGCAACTTCCCACTTTTCACCTTGTAGAGTTTTGTATAGTTTATTTGATTTGTTTCTTTCTTCTCTTTGCAGATACATGAGAACGTTAATATTTTGTGCAAAGCTAGGGACAACATCCTCTCAATCTTGAACGAGTAATACATTCATTCAATACTATCTATAAGATCATTTCCATGTCATTTTTGATTTGAACAATTTTGTGTTGCAGCTTGAATGACATGCCAGAGGTTATGAAGCAGATGCCACCACTTCCTGTGAAGGTGAACGAAGAGCTGGCTAACTCAATCCTCCCTCGCCCGCCTCATCAAAAGAAGTCTTGATGGATCTTATAGAGTCATATATGGTTTGGTTCTGACGAAAAAAGTACTCTCTCCACACCAGGATCAATGAAGATAGGATGGTGGTTTTCTACTTACTCATAGAGTTACTACTAGTCTGTCTCTTTTGCAGTTTCAGTCGTCTCTGGATGGTTTTTTTAGCAAATGGTGATTTGATACATGTGAGTAGAGTTGTACTGTCGTTTAGGATGTGAATAGATTTCTACTGTTATGGTTAAAGTCTGTGTAAATTTGGTTTCAAACTAAAAAGTTTGAGATCTATCCTACAGATGGTGCTGAGTTGTTAAATGTTAAGTGTAGAAGGAAACGAATGTACTCATTATTTCTTGTAATAATAAAGCTGAATGTTCTGTATTACAACATGCAAGTCTGGTCCAATTTTGGCTTGGAAGCTTCCAGGAGCCTAACTCTCTCAACCTACAAGAAGACGCAAATACATGAGAAATGTCACTGTTGGGATCTAATCTCTTTTATGACTTCATCTTCTCTTCTCTCTCTCGTCTCTGGATCTGAAAGATGAAACTAATGGAATTATAAGTGTGTGTAAATAAGCAGTTGGATTATAAAATATTTCTGTCGTTTAAATTCGTTTTCTATCTATAGAACAAAAGTAAAAACATGTGTCGTGTGAAGCAAGTTACCTTAAAGAAACACTAGAGAACCCCCTTGTTACATCAAGAAATGGTGAATACTTCTGTCATGGGAAGATT
The DNA window shown above is from Brassica oleracea var. oleracea cultivar TO1000 chromosome C3, BOL, whole genome shotgun sequence and carries:
- the LOC106334625 gene encoding uncharacterized protein LOC106334625, with the protein product MAASANPPGNNQEGSSAAQKVSPAANGAAVNSVDNGGNTTVDNSETISALRHNPGISVDWTHEEQSLLEDLLAKYASEPTIVRYAKIAMKMKDKTVRDVALRCRWMTKKENGKRRKEDHSSRKSKDKKEKTTDSSAKSSSHMNVHPNGPSYAPPMMPLDTDDGISYKAIGGVSGDLLEQNAQMFNQVSTNFSAFQIHENVNILCKARDNILSILNDLNDMPEVMKQMPPLPVKVNEELANSILPRPPHQKKS
- the LOC106334624 gene encoding peroxisomal membrane protein 13-like isoform X1, which gives rise to MATSGGSPPKPWEQEGNNNNTSGPKPFRPPSNTSTADSVEASGTANPGELVSSVNRTNTAATMNGLTRPVPSRPWEQQQTYGSTYGGGYGSNLGMNSGYGSGTYGSGLGGYGSSYGGGMYGGSSMYNRGGYGGGGGMYGSSGMYGGGGMYNSSFGGGYGMGMGTGMGMGMGMGMSPYGGQDPNDPFNQPPSPPGFWISFLRVMQGAVNFFGRVAMLIDQNTQAFHMFMSALLQLFDRGGMLYGELARFVLRMLGVRTKPRKMQQPPQGPNGLPLPHQPHGNQNYIEGPKGGAAPGGGGGGWDNVWGN
- the LOC106334624 gene encoding peroxisomal membrane protein 13-like isoform X2; the protein is MATSGGSPPKPWEQEGNNNNTSGPKPFRPPSNTSTADSVEASGTANPGELVSSVNRTNTAATMNGLTRPVPSRPWEQQQTYGSTYGGGYGSNLGMNSGYGSGTYGSGLGGYGSSYGGGMYGGSSMYNRGGYGGGGMYNSSFGGGYGMGMGTGMGMGMGMGMSPYGGQDPNDPFNQPPSPPGFWISFLRVMQGAVNFFGRVAMLIDQNTQAFHMFMSALLQLFDRGGMLYGELARFVLRMLGVRTKPRKMQQPPQGPNGLPLPHQPHGNQNYIEGPKGGAAPGGGGGGWDNVWGN